One genomic region from Alkalidesulfovibrio alkalitolerans DSM 16529 encodes:
- a CDS encoding minor capsid protein, producing the protein MPSDLKQRIQAATLKSLTARNRYNDQITAQLTQALKQAEDEVARAILQYRSLGSLPDNKLAALKGLEKLQLELDDTMKRLKREQTLVFRKTTKESFKLGIQQGIGELADAALPFYADLKPEGIDKLATKVFTIVDTNALDFMAQYNLTLAGDVHRELADGIKRTILNGVATGKGADDIVRDMGKVIVDKDSFRQAGSRVFSKAQYRMEMIARTEVLRAHNMGRLKFHERVGIQKLEWLAMEDERMCPVCGGLDGKTFALDKFPQQPAHPHCRCTNIVAWPMTVCGSEMAAKAAAQASQGDACILPPHVLEGMAAAQAKENAKLKSAFENGDIADLGSLTVKQLQTLAKQNGVAIARTKADFIKLLDLAEPGIDHGDLAGAALSAKLKEHKIGLLRTKEELVELLGLKQAELKQAKLLAAQMAKIPPAEGLEGMTAQQLKEMAKENGISLNITKQETIELLDKLEPGVDHSGLMGKELAAAKQKHGIGILKNKQQLVEALQKKAGADMAESVKKKAVDEAKQKLILKQKTALEDAAKAVVVPDTPTGYKDFLDAIAKAEQAVSGGTDLPQELLAAHSKEIALKKQLFQDQVGKLKSAELKTLAKETKVQYWQWANKDELTTLFTETDPAKIKAVQASIDTKHAAWAEKHGGKKKTAPAKPATPKKDPPKPAPQPSPVKPPEAKIGKKGAEFATVDSAWQQKGLPSKFKKTGKAAVGGAHEKEFWTDENGDKWLFKPIGRKDDEFIAFGEEAAYKIGRLIDPHSIEVRTIQLNGRTGSIQKWRTDLRDDFDFRNILPQDLTTIELEQIQREHVVDWLIANHDGHSKQFIRARDGRVYGIDKGQAFKFLGQDKLSLDYHPNGVCGEEEPFYNKVFRAAKEGKVRVDPNATLRYIQEVEKIADEDYLDLLRPYAEGRFSKDPAGLRHFYDLALERKHNLRLDFEGYYADVLGDRGFRFDKLSAATGKKKLLSSAEETLVEEARKLGWQGKTLPFDSGDVEDQNALIFTESFKGKKRTVVKMKIRPDTDRRIDEVLRRYVQTAAGEKGQPLVEDSFFPTILDAVKNVNFHVGDGKYNRTKIDKALRLRKKLETLQKSADPKVKEMADHYLKWVKEIEESVDWDRATNGVFEQYLPKLDAQKPKEKPPFKVERGKVTHTKRRIGSGTITVEADDIDNRTLFNHNSCMQDGHQYTVTFEDGTRVRYRPWSDTNLYAQRGELEMILDGDATPGRVEAMLEKLEQLGIDTRVATAENAEQMYLEKLAYIRKTDKSADFKRLQKSLDDRNATTTERVQALRGYWQKELGVQDITQLSGYNPLGEYQAGFLDRDAKGGYRHQFRFDITEEDLEKQMKGYSLVHDLTNGESMSGFIDLIMENNGAMVSTVEKMRMGVAPGGMSPVADMQTGGASYFFTRIKKQPASDASPALYFKKQMLRRMDAISYDHDAYGKVIDDYVQRNRGASIDDWKRFSQRHGNETIFKYSVTLLDNIEFIVARSDNERREIIQSFTRRGIKKLPDGRKVEDIVHTPQSWSKRKQ; encoded by the coding sequence ATGCCATCGGACCTCAAGCAGCGCATCCAGGCGGCCACCCTGAAGAGTCTGACGGCCCGCAACCGCTACAACGACCAGATCACGGCCCAGCTCACCCAGGCGCTGAAACAGGCCGAAGACGAGGTCGCCCGCGCCATCCTCCAGTACCGCTCCCTCGGCTCCCTGCCGGACAACAAGCTCGCCGCCCTCAAGGGGCTGGAAAAGCTCCAGCTCGAACTCGACGACACCATGAAGCGGCTCAAGCGGGAGCAGACACTGGTCTTTCGCAAGACGACCAAGGAATCCTTCAAGCTCGGTATCCAGCAGGGAATCGGAGAGCTCGCCGACGCGGCGCTGCCGTTCTACGCCGACCTCAAGCCCGAGGGCATCGACAAGCTGGCCACCAAGGTGTTCACCATCGTCGACACCAATGCCCTCGACTTCATGGCCCAGTACAACCTCACGCTCGCCGGTGACGTCCACCGCGAACTCGCAGACGGAATCAAGCGCACCATCCTGAACGGCGTCGCCACGGGCAAGGGAGCCGACGACATCGTCCGGGACATGGGCAAGGTGATCGTCGACAAGGACTCCTTTCGCCAGGCCGGAAGCCGGGTGTTCAGCAAGGCCCAGTACCGCATGGAGATGATCGCCCGCACGGAGGTACTCCGAGCCCACAACATGGGCAGGCTCAAGTTCCACGAGCGGGTCGGCATCCAGAAGCTGGAATGGCTGGCCATGGAGGACGAGCGCATGTGCCCGGTCTGCGGCGGCCTGGACGGCAAGACCTTTGCCCTCGACAAGTTCCCCCAGCAACCCGCGCATCCGCACTGCCGCTGCACCAATATCGTGGCCTGGCCGATGACCGTCTGCGGTAGCGAGATGGCCGCCAAGGCCGCCGCCCAGGCATCGCAGGGGGACGCATGCATTCTCCCGCCCCATGTGCTGGAAGGTATGGCCGCCGCCCAGGCCAAGGAGAACGCCAAGCTCAAGAGCGCCTTTGAAAACGGCGACATCGCCGACCTCGGTTCGCTGACGGTCAAACAACTCCAGACCCTGGCGAAACAGAACGGCGTGGCCATTGCCCGGACCAAGGCCGATTTCATCAAGCTGCTCGACCTGGCCGAACCCGGGATCGATCACGGTGACCTGGCCGGAGCGGCGCTCAGCGCCAAGCTCAAGGAACACAAGATCGGCCTGCTGCGGACCAAGGAAGAACTGGTCGAGCTGCTGGGACTGAAGCAGGCGGAACTCAAACAGGCCAAGCTGCTCGCCGCCCAGATGGCGAAGATCCCCCCCGCCGAGGGGCTGGAGGGCATGACCGCCCAGCAGCTCAAGGAGATGGCAAAGGAGAACGGCATCTCCCTCAACATAACCAAACAAGAGACCATCGAGCTGCTCGACAAGCTGGAGCCCGGCGTGGATCACAGCGGCCTGATGGGCAAGGAACTCGCGGCGGCCAAACAGAAGCACGGCATCGGCATCCTCAAGAACAAACAGCAGCTCGTCGAGGCGCTACAGAAGAAGGCCGGTGCCGACATGGCCGAGTCGGTCAAGAAAAAGGCGGTCGACGAGGCCAAGCAGAAGTTGATCCTGAAACAGAAAACGGCCCTCGAAGACGCCGCCAAGGCCGTGGTCGTTCCCGACACGCCGACCGGCTACAAGGATTTCCTCGACGCGATTGCCAAGGCGGAACAGGCGGTTTCCGGCGGCACCGATCTGCCCCAGGAACTGCTTGCGGCCCACAGCAAGGAAATCGCCCTCAAAAAACAGCTCTTCCAGGATCAGGTCGGCAAACTGAAATCGGCAGAGCTCAAGACGCTCGCCAAGGAGACCAAGGTCCAGTATTGGCAGTGGGCCAACAAAGACGAGCTGACCACGCTCTTCACCGAGACCGACCCGGCGAAAATCAAGGCGGTTCAGGCCAGCATCGACACCAAGCACGCCGCATGGGCCGAAAAGCATGGCGGCAAGAAGAAAACCGCTCCTGCCAAGCCCGCCACGCCGAAGAAAGATCCGCCGAAACCGGCTCCACAGCCGAGCCCGGTCAAGCCGCCCGAGGCCAAGATCGGCAAGAAAGGCGCGGAGTTCGCCACAGTCGATTCAGCGTGGCAGCAGAAAGGTCTGCCGTCAAAATTCAAGAAAACCGGCAAGGCCGCTGTCGGCGGCGCACATGAAAAGGAGTTCTGGACCGACGAAAACGGCGACAAATGGCTGTTCAAGCCCATTGGCCGCAAGGATGATGAGTTCATCGCCTTCGGAGAGGAAGCCGCCTACAAGATCGGTCGCCTGATCGACCCCCATTCCATCGAGGTGCGTACCATCCAATTGAACGGCCGCACCGGCTCTATCCAGAAATGGCGCACCGATCTGCGGGACGACTTCGATTTTCGCAACATCCTGCCCCAGGATCTGACCACCATCGAACTGGAGCAGATCCAGCGCGAGCATGTGGTCGACTGGCTGATCGCCAACCACGACGGACATTCCAAGCAGTTCATCCGCGCCCGGGACGGTCGCGTTTACGGCATCGACAAAGGCCAGGCCTTCAAGTTTCTGGGGCAGGACAAGCTCTCGCTCGACTATCACCCCAACGGCGTCTGCGGCGAGGAAGAGCCGTTTTACAACAAGGTCTTCCGGGCGGCCAAGGAAGGGAAGGTACGGGTCGATCCGAACGCGACCCTTCGCTACATCCAGGAGGTCGAAAAGATCGCCGACGAGGATTACCTCGATCTGCTGCGGCCCTACGCCGAGGGACGGTTTTCCAAGGACCCGGCCGGGCTGCGGCATTTCTACGATCTGGCCTTGGAGCGGAAACACAATCTCCGGCTGGACTTCGAAGGCTATTACGCCGATGTGCTGGGGGATCGTGGCTTCCGTTTCGACAAGCTGAGCGCCGCCACCGGCAAGAAAAAGCTGCTCTCCTCCGCCGAAGAGACCCTGGTCGAGGAGGCCCGCAAACTCGGCTGGCAAGGCAAGACGTTGCCCTTCGACAGCGGCGACGTGGAGGACCAGAATGCGCTGATCTTCACTGAGAGCTTCAAGGGGAAGAAGCGCACCGTGGTGAAGATGAAGATCCGGCCGGACACCGACCGCCGCATCGACGAGGTGCTGCGCAGGTATGTGCAGACGGCTGCCGGGGAAAAGGGACAACCGCTGGTCGAAGACAGCTTCTTTCCGACGATTCTGGACGCCGTCAAAAACGTCAATTTCCACGTGGGCGACGGCAAGTACAACCGGACCAAGATCGACAAGGCCCTGCGTCTGCGCAAGAAACTGGAGACCCTACAAAAGAGCGCCGACCCCAAGGTCAAGGAGATGGCGGACCATTATTTGAAATGGGTCAAGGAGATCGAAGAATCCGTCGACTGGGACCGGGCCACCAACGGCGTTTTTGAGCAGTATCTGCCCAAGCTCGACGCGCAGAAACCCAAGGAGAAACCGCCGTTCAAGGTGGAACGCGGCAAGGTGACCCACACCAAGCGCAGGATCGGTTCCGGCACCATCACCGTCGAGGCCGACGACATCGACAACCGGACGCTGTTCAATCACAACTCCTGCATGCAGGACGGGCACCAGTACACCGTCACCTTCGAGGACGGCACCCGGGTCCGCTATCGCCCCTGGTCGGACACCAACCTTTATGCCCAGCGCGGAGAGCTGGAAATGATCCTGGATGGCGATGCCACCCCCGGACGGGTCGAAGCGATGCTGGAAAAGCTCGAACAGCTCGGCATCGACACCCGGGTGGCCACGGCGGAAAACGCGGAGCAGATGTATCTCGAAAAGCTCGCCTACATCCGCAAGACCGACAAAAGCGCCGACTTCAAACGACTGCAGAAATCCCTTGATGACCGCAACGCCACCACCACCGAGCGGGTACAGGCCCTGCGCGGCTATTGGCAAAAGGAGCTGGGCGTCCAGGACATCACCCAGCTTTCCGGGTACAACCCGCTGGGCGAATACCAGGCGGGCTTTCTGGACCGAGACGCCAAGGGCGGATACCGGCACCAGTTCCGGTTCGACATCACCGAGGAGGACCTGGAAAAACAGATGAAGGGCTATTCGCTGGTCCATGATCTGACCAACGGCGAGAGTATGTCCGGCTTCATCGACTTGATCATGGAGAACAACGGAGCCATGGTCAGCACGGTCGAGAAGATGCGCATGGGCGTGGCTCCGGGCGGAATGTCCCCGGTGGCTGACATGCAGACCGGCGGCGCGAGCTATTTCTTCACCCGGATCAAGAAGCAACCGGCCAGCGACGCCTCACCGGCCCTCTATTTCAAGAAACAGATGCTGCGGCGCATGGACGCTATCAGTTATGACCATGACGCCTACGGCAAGGTGATTGATGACTACGTGCAGCGCAACCGGGGGGCCAGCATCGACGACTGGAAGCGGTTCTCGCAGCGCCATGGTAACGAGACCATCTTCAAATACTCGGTGACGCTGCTGGACAACATCGAATTCATCGTCGCCAGAAGCGACAACGAACGCCGGGAGATCATCCAGAGTTTCACCCGGCGCGGCATCAAGAAACTACCCGACGGGCGCAAGGTGGAGGACATCGTCCATACTCCTCAAAGCTGGAGCAAACGCAAACAATGA
- a CDS encoding DNA adenine methylase, with protein sequence MELFATDLERLAFLLEADAALTLDPDALGSEAAEQSAPEELPPEKRPKYITNYIGSKQKLVDWIWKHTPEGTGTVLDAFSGSAVVAYMYKTKGLQVIANDRLRYCHHAAKAIIENNSVRLSEDEIEALLADNAKAGSFVQDNFKGIFFAKGVHALIDTIRANCDKLSGFKKDIALFGLGKTCMSGKGGFGHFSSSTDYGRRQDTPDEFKDRLRKNLQRINALVFDNDKENKAHRQDINDLLPKAKADLAYFDPPYATEFSTTNYERAYHFVEGLMTYWEGLEIKADTKVKYYETDHKTVTKANASEFFQTFLGNAKHIPHWLISYRDHAYPNEQEMKRIIGSFGKQSRMKSKDHHYAITSKHGEASNAKERLFVCAPGAKASAEREEKPVPMAAAANFHTSIPVDIRLGDGERLATEAMDVGSAGDPQFSFVLCRTGTNKNGDHFTAEELSGRHMTAVNKKVDLQHSQEFNDIVGGIVAADYLEDDNGGRVECVGELYVHDTPAARLAYKLMKRGIISQVSMECDYQEGECSVCHKRFQNKADYCTHLRKFKGRDVGGQPVFEILHGVTFTGLGLLDRKGADENARILQVASLQSQPDQSQPEGDSTMEDKTKPTDEPAVEAAKKKPSQQEGDPARVTDLEKENRQLKAQVAELQKRVQELEAEQKAAACRSRAKKLLTRLEKQGLSFASEEDREAELKRLAELSDETFAATEAAYERLPKSAKADKDKEEKPADSDQGGKPAAKASTETPLRSDAGVRPHDVDDRKVSLEDRLRDGFMAAYRNRVGEDFPEHSQINA encoded by the coding sequence ATGGAACTGTTCGCCACAGACCTGGAAAGGCTGGCGTTTCTACTGGAGGCCGATGCGGCGCTGACTCTCGATCCCGATGCGCTCGGGTCCGAGGCCGCCGAACAGTCAGCTCCTGAAGAGCTCCCTCCCGAGAAGCGCCCCAAGTACATCACCAACTACATCGGCAGTAAGCAGAAGCTCGTCGACTGGATCTGGAAGCATACCCCGGAAGGCACTGGCACGGTGCTGGATGCCTTTTCGGGGTCTGCGGTCGTGGCCTACATGTACAAGACCAAGGGCCTCCAGGTCATCGCCAACGACCGGCTCCGCTACTGCCACCATGCCGCCAAGGCGATCATCGAGAACAACTCGGTTCGCCTGAGCGAGGACGAGATCGAGGCACTCCTGGCCGACAACGCCAAGGCGGGCAGCTTCGTTCAGGACAACTTCAAGGGCATCTTCTTCGCCAAGGGCGTCCATGCGCTGATCGACACCATCCGCGCCAACTGCGACAAGCTCTCCGGCTTCAAGAAAGACATCGCCCTGTTCGGCCTCGGCAAGACCTGCATGAGCGGCAAGGGCGGCTTCGGCCACTTCTCGTCGTCCACCGACTATGGCCGCCGCCAGGACACCCCAGACGAATTCAAGGATCGTCTGCGCAAGAACCTGCAGCGCATCAACGCCCTGGTCTTCGACAACGACAAGGAGAACAAGGCCCACCGGCAGGACATCAACGACCTGCTGCCGAAAGCCAAGGCGGATCTGGCCTACTTCGATCCGCCCTACGCCACCGAGTTTTCGACTACCAACTACGAGCGGGCCTACCACTTCGTGGAAGGGCTCATGACCTATTGGGAAGGGCTCGAAATCAAGGCCGACACCAAGGTCAAGTATTACGAGACCGACCACAAGACCGTCACCAAGGCCAACGCCAGCGAGTTCTTCCAGACCTTTCTCGGCAATGCCAAGCACATTCCGCACTGGCTGATTTCCTACCGCGATCACGCCTATCCCAACGAGCAGGAGATGAAGCGGATCATCGGCTCATTCGGCAAACAGAGCCGGATGAAGTCCAAGGATCACCACTACGCCATCACCTCCAAGCACGGCGAGGCTTCCAACGCCAAAGAACGTCTGTTCGTCTGCGCTCCCGGGGCCAAGGCCAGCGCCGAACGGGAGGAGAAACCCGTTCCGATGGCCGCCGCCGCGAACTTCCACACCAGCATCCCCGTGGACATCCGGCTGGGCGATGGTGAACGCCTCGCGACCGAGGCCATGGATGTCGGTTCGGCGGGCGACCCCCAGTTCAGCTTCGTGCTCTGCCGAACCGGGACCAACAAGAACGGCGACCACTTCACCGCCGAGGAGTTGTCCGGTCGGCACATGACGGCCGTGAACAAGAAGGTCGATCTGCAGCATTCGCAGGAGTTCAACGACATCGTGGGTGGCATCGTCGCCGCCGACTACCTGGAGGACGACAACGGCGGCCGCGTGGAATGCGTCGGCGAGCTGTATGTCCACGACACCCCGGCCGCCCGGCTGGCCTACAAGCTGATGAAGCGCGGGATCATCTCCCAGGTCTCCATGGAGTGCGACTACCAGGAAGGCGAATGCTCGGTCTGCCACAAGCGCTTCCAGAACAAGGCCGACTACTGCACCCACCTGCGCAAATTCAAGGGCCGTGATGTGGGCGGCCAACCCGTTTTCGAGATTCTGCACGGCGTCACTTTCACCGGACTGGGACTGCTCGACCGCAAAGGCGCGGACGAGAACGCCAGGATTCTGCAGGTGGCGTCCCTTCAGAGCCAGCCCGACCAATCCCAACCCGAAGGAGATTCCACGATGGAAGACAAAACCAAACCTACAGATGAACCGGCCGTCGAAGCGGCCAAGAAGAAACCGTCCCAGCAGGAAGGCGATCCTGCCCGCGTTACCGACCTGGAAAAGGAAAACCGGCAGCTCAAGGCCCAGGTGGCCGAGCTGCAGAAACGAGTCCAGGAACTGGAAGCCGAACAAAAGGCGGCCGCCTGCCGCTCCCGGGCCAAGAAGCTGCTCACCCGTCTGGAGAAGCAGGGGCTCTCCTTCGCTTCCGAGGAGGACCGGGAAGCCGAGCTGAAACGCCTGGCCGAACTGTCCGACGAAACCTTCGCCGCCACCGAGGCCGCTTACGAACGCCTGCCCAAATCGGCCAAGGCGGACAAGGACAAGGAAGAGAAACCCGCCGACAGCGACCAGGGCGGCAAGCCCGCCGCCAAGGCATCGACGGAAACCCCGCTACGCAGCGACGCCGGTGTCCGGCCCCACGATGTGGACGACCGCAAGGTGTCGCTCGAGGACCGTCTGCGCGACGGGTTCATGGCCGCTTACCGCAACCGTGTCGGCGAGGACTTTCCCGAACACTCGCAAATCAACGCATAA
- a CDS encoding HK97-fold major capsid protein: MKTNQLKIHSQEYMETMARLMSEALESPEGMRALAAAIAAPIEQEIKRKEISSLLLTKHTLPKGERPVYQKKPTVKAHWISKDGDAQEQEVGKDEVEFPTNRIHSNPMVDVSVLKNGNIGTLMDIQTSAADAIRKEMDRRTISVLSSAIPATNTIEVTGDLLTEEALNEAISIIEDLELSVKYIVMRGRRFNDMRGWNLDPQTKLELRQKGVIKNYGTGGILLTASMPLDEIIIVPDEEVGKMPVRENLKTESIDQKTRFKTGWLVWSEIGQGITRPDIMAKVKLIP, translated from the coding sequence ATGAAAACCAATCAGTTGAAGATCCATTCCCAGGAATACATGGAAACCATGGCGCGGCTCATGAGCGAGGCTCTCGAGTCGCCCGAAGGCATGCGGGCGCTTGCCGCCGCCATTGCCGCGCCCATCGAACAGGAGATCAAGCGCAAGGAGATCTCCTCGCTGCTGCTCACCAAGCACACGCTGCCAAAGGGCGAACGTCCGGTTTACCAGAAGAAACCGACCGTCAAGGCCCACTGGATCAGCAAGGACGGCGACGCCCAGGAGCAGGAGGTGGGCAAGGACGAAGTCGAGTTCCCCACCAACCGCATCCACTCCAATCCGATGGTGGACGTGTCCGTCCTCAAGAACGGCAACATCGGCACGCTGATGGACATCCAGACCAGCGCCGCCGACGCCATCCGCAAGGAGATGGACCGCCGCACCATCTCGGTGCTCTCCTCGGCCATCCCGGCGACCAACACCATCGAGGTCACCGGCGACCTGCTCACCGAAGAGGCGCTGAACGAAGCCATCTCGATCATCGAGGACCTGGAGCTGTCGGTGAAGTACATCGTCATGCGCGGCCGCCGGTTCAACGACATGCGCGGCTGGAACCTCGATCCCCAGACCAAGCTTGAGCTGCGCCAGAAGGGCGTCATCAAGAACTACGGAACCGGCGGCATTCTGCTGACCGCCTCCATGCCGCTGGACGAGATCATCATCGTCCCGGATGAAGAGGTCGGAAAGATGCCGGTGCGCGAAAACCTGAAGACGGAGTCCATCGATCAGAAGACCCGCTTCAAGACCGGCTGGCTGGTGTGGTCCGAAATCGGCCAGGGCATTACCCGCCCTGACATCATGGCCAAGGTCAAACTGATTCCGTAA
- a CDS encoding phage tail sheath C-terminal domain-containing protein, whose amino-acid sequence MPTYLSPGIYTRETDFSFYVKQISTSSAAMVGVAEKGPINKPVLVTSWEQFINRFGSYINESYLAYAARAFFDNGGSVLYVTRIAHLTDPTDRDTLTALKSSIVLQNREATPADALRIEAVNEGVWGDRLSVSIEDGSLDPANHFNLVVRHKGDVVEVFKDLSMDETLPNHVELAINDRSDFILVQDLAAASGTPGDRPALGVFTLGGGDNGLTDLADADFIGDPSQHTGLYGFDEIDALNLLMVPGVTTVPVINAGIAYAEGRKDLLFIADTPIHLEPLEAVDFRKGQGMYSHAAFNSSYAALYYPWLEISDPVNSRKKLVPPCGAVAGCIARSDQKTNVWNAPAGIDRGRIFNTLSLAYKTSRGERDVLYPEGINVIAVFPDTGINIWGQKTLQSQPSAVDRINVRRLMMFMEEAISESSRFVVFEPNHPQTWRALGRLINPFLQDIKDKGGLYDFAFQCDEETNTPAVIDRNEMVARVFVKPTKTAEFIELNFILTATSADFKEII is encoded by the coding sequence ATGCCAACCTATCTATCGCCCGGGATTTACACCCGGGAAACGGACTTCAGTTTCTATGTGAAGCAGATCTCGACCTCGTCGGCCGCCATGGTCGGGGTGGCCGAGAAAGGCCCGATCAACAAGCCTGTGCTGGTGACGAGCTGGGAACAGTTCATCAACCGTTTCGGTTCCTACATCAACGAGAGCTATCTGGCCTACGCCGCCCGGGCGTTTTTCGACAACGGCGGCTCAGTCCTCTATGTCACCCGCATCGCCCATCTCACCGATCCCACCGACCGGGACACCCTGACGGCGCTCAAGTCTTCCATCGTGCTGCAAAACCGGGAGGCGACGCCCGCCGACGCCCTGCGGATCGAGGCCGTGAACGAAGGCGTCTGGGGCGACCGACTCTCAGTCTCCATCGAGGACGGCTCCCTTGACCCGGCCAACCATTTCAACCTGGTGGTCCGGCATAAAGGCGATGTGGTCGAGGTGTTCAAGGATCTGAGCATGGACGAGACGCTGCCCAACCATGTGGAGCTGGCGATCAACGACCGTTCGGATTTCATCCTGGTCCAGGATCTGGCAGCCGCGTCGGGAACGCCCGGCGACCGTCCGGCATTGGGCGTGTTCACGCTCGGCGGCGGCGACAACGGACTGACCGATCTGGCCGATGCGGATTTCATCGGCGATCCCTCGCAGCATACCGGCCTCTATGGCTTTGACGAGATCGACGCCCTGAACCTGCTGATGGTTCCCGGTGTCACCACGGTGCCGGTGATCAACGCCGGAATCGCCTATGCCGAGGGGCGCAAGGACCTGCTGTTCATCGCCGACACGCCCATACACCTGGAGCCGCTCGAAGCGGTCGACTTCCGCAAGGGACAAGGGATGTACAGCCACGCGGCATTCAACTCCTCCTACGCGGCGCTCTACTACCCCTGGCTGGAGATCAGCGATCCGGTCAACTCGCGCAAGAAGCTGGTGCCGCCCTGCGGCGCGGTGGCGGGCTGCATCGCCCGCAGCGACCAGAAGACCAACGTCTGGAACGCGCCCGCCGGTATCGACCGTGGCCGCATCTTCAACACGCTCTCCCTGGCCTACAAGACCAGCCGTGGCGAGCGCGATGTGCTCTATCCGGAGGGGATCAACGTCATCGCCGTGTTCCCCGACACCGGCATCAACATCTGGGGCCAGAAGACACTGCAAAGCCAGCCCTCGGCCGTGGACCGCATCAACGTGCGCCGCCTGATGATGTTCATGGAGGAAGCCATCTCGGAATCCTCCCGCTTCGTGGTGTTCGAGCCGAACCATCCCCAGACCTGGCGTGCCCTCGGTCGCCTGATCAATCCCTTCCTGCAGGACATCAAGGACAAGGGCGGCCTCTACGACTTCGCCTTCCAGTGCGACGAGGAGACCAACACCCCGGCGGTCATCGACCGCAACGAAATGGTGGCCCGCGTGTTCGTCAAGCCGACCAAGACGGCGGAGTTCATCGAGCTGAACTTCATCCTGACCGCTACCTCTGCGGACTTCAAAGAAATCATCTAA
- a CDS encoding phage tail protein gives MPKSLYQNWQFAIEVNGFDVALFHKGQEPKTEFEEVAFAPAGSMFDQKVAGRVKFEDITLEKGTLQDGSDEAAREWIKKQVDVNAVTGGLPADYMRDIDVVRYDRTGNETRRWTLHGAWVKALEYDELEGGNTENTIEKLTICFQYWT, from the coding sequence ATGCCCAAGAGCCTTTACCAGAACTGGCAGTTCGCCATCGAGGTAAACGGCTTCGACGTGGCCCTGTTCCACAAGGGACAGGAGCCCAAAACCGAATTCGAGGAAGTGGCCTTTGCCCCGGCCGGTTCGATGTTCGACCAAAAGGTGGCGGGGCGGGTCAAGTTCGAGGACATCACCCTCGAGAAAGGCACCCTGCAGGACGGCTCCGACGAGGCGGCCCGTGAATGGATCAAGAAACAGGTGGACGTGAACGCCGTCACCGGCGGCCTTCCGGCCGACTACATGCGCGACATCGACGTTGTCCGCTACGACCGCACCGGCAACGAGACCCGCCGCTGGACCCTGCACGGGGCCTGGGTGAAGGCGCTCGAATACGACGAGCTCGAAGGCGGCAACACCGAGAACACCATCGAGAAGCTCACCATCTGCTTCCAATACTGGACCTAA
- a CDS encoding T4 family baseplate hub assembly chaperone has protein sequence MYSFELPSGTELELREMTGTEEELLTNQRLIRSGEAINQVLRNCFVRLGEKTDPDLAEVMNLLSGDRLFALVRLRQISLGDEVELELSCPNSACRMTNFVTINLEDLKVTPYGEEREFSFKLPGSKKTVRFGYLDGHKEKRLASLREPNISSAMLIRILDIDGKAPSKKSLAEMSMRDRNALRQEMSRVDAGIDTSVETECDGCGTKIRTRLEAEPAFLFPGVRL, from the coding sequence ATGTACAGCTTTGAACTGCCAAGCGGCACTGAACTCGAGCTTCGGGAAATGACCGGGACCGAGGAAGAACTGCTCACCAACCAGCGCCTGATCCGTTCCGGAGAGGCGATCAACCAGGTGCTCCGCAACTGTTTCGTCCGGCTGGGCGAGAAGACCGATCCCGATCTCGCCGAGGTGATGAACCTGCTCTCGGGTGACCGGCTGTTCGCCCTGGTCCGCCTGCGCCAGATTTCCCTGGGGGACGAGGTGGAGCTGGAGCTGAGCTGCCCGAACAGCGCCTGCCGCATGACCAACTTTGTGACCATCAATCTCGAGGATCTCAAGGTCACCCCCTACGGCGAGGAGCGGGAGTTCTCCTTCAAGCTGCCCGGCTCGAAGAAAACCGTGCGCTTCGGATATCTCGATGGCCACAAGGAAAAGCGACTGGCCAGCCTGCGCGAGCCCAATATCAGCTCGGCCATGCTCATACGTATCCTCGACATCGACGGCAAGGCTCCCTCCAAGAAGAGCCTGGCGGAGATGTCGATGCGCGACCGCAACGCGCTGCGGCAGGAGATGTCGCGGGTCGACGCGGGAATCGACACCTCGGTCGAAACCGAATGCGATGGCTGCGGCACCAAGATCCGCACCCGCCTGGAGGCCGAACCGGCTTTTTTGTTCCCCGGAGTTCGCTTGTAA